In Deinococcus depolymerans, the following are encoded in one genomic region:
- a CDS encoding acylphosphatase, with product MRLTALITGTVQGVGYRRYVQRHARDLNLAGYAENLSDGRVEIVAEGPQPELDRLLHWLRLGPPHARVRDVQTSYSDRTGLNDFHVY from the coding sequence ATGCGCCTGACCGCCCTCATCACCGGTACCGTGCAGGGCGTCGGCTACCGACGCTACGTGCAGCGCCACGCCCGCGACCTGAACCTCGCCGGGTACGCCGAGAACCTCAGCGACGGCCGCGTCGAGATCGTCGCCGAGGGCCCACAACCCGAACTGGACCGCCTGCTGCACTGGCTGCGGCTCGGCCCCCCGCACGCCCGCGTGCGGGACGTGCAGACCAGCTACAGCGACCGCACCGGCCTGAACGACTTCCACGTGTACTGA
- a CDS encoding OsmC family protein produces the protein MADIARKATAHWEGDLRHGKGTVSTESGVLDGAQYSFGTRFENGRGTNPEELLASAHAGCFTMQLSALLANHGHTIEALDTQATCEMVKDGAGFKVSAMKLVVRGKVTGSDQADFEEHVRQAADMCPMSQVMKGNVEITHEAILE, from the coding sequence ATGGCAGACATCGCACGCAAGGCAACGGCCCACTGGGAAGGCGACTTGAGGCACGGCAAAGGCACCGTGAGCACCGAGAGCGGCGTGCTGGACGGCGCGCAGTACTCGTTCGGCACCCGCTTCGAGAACGGCAGGGGCACCAACCCCGAAGAACTCCTGGCCAGCGCGCACGCCGGGTGCTTCACCATGCAGCTCAGCGCGCTGCTCGCCAACCACGGGCACACCATCGAGGCGCTGGACACCCAGGCGACCTGCGAGATGGTCAAGGACGGCGCCGGGTTCAAGGTCAGCGCCATGAAACTCGTGGTGCGCGGCAAGGTCACGGGCAGCGACCAGGCAGACTTTGAGGAGCACGTCCGGCAGGCCGCCGACATGTGCCCCATGAGTCAGGTCATGAAAGGCAACGTGGAGATCACCCACGAAGCCATCCTGGAATAA
- a CDS encoding lysophospholipase, whose product MQSQDWTVPGAPVKGYVWHAQTPRANVLLTHGFGEYAGRYVDRYHALIPTLVAAGFTVYAADQRGHGASGGRRAVVDLNDLVGDHLKAREALRAGPGPLFLLGHSMGGLVAAASVARDPRGVSGVILSSPALLVGENEPALVKRLAPLIARVAPGLPTTDLGTGGLSRLSEEVAAYEADPRMYHGKVPALTGASMLALSASLWPAYARWTLPTLVVHGSADRLTDPRGSQRFMQAIASTDRELHVEEGGYHELLNDQPRDRVRARIVDWLRAHA is encoded by the coding sequence ATGCAAAGTCAGGACTGGACGGTGCCCGGCGCTCCCGTGAAGGGGTACGTGTGGCACGCGCAGACCCCGCGCGCCAACGTGCTGCTCACCCACGGCTTCGGGGAGTACGCCGGGAGGTACGTGGACCGCTACCACGCCCTGATTCCCACGCTGGTCGCGGCGGGCTTCACGGTGTACGCCGCCGACCAGCGCGGTCACGGCGCTTCCGGGGGGCGGCGCGCGGTCGTCGACCTGAACGACCTGGTCGGTGATCACCTGAAGGCCCGCGAGGCCCTGCGCGCCGGGCCCGGGCCGCTGTTCCTGCTGGGTCACTCCATGGGCGGTCTGGTCGCGGCGGCCAGCGTGGCCCGCGATCCGCGCGGCGTCAGCGGCGTGATCCTGAGCAGCCCGGCCCTGCTGGTCGGCGAGAACGAGCCGGCGCTCGTGAAACGGCTGGCCCCGCTGATCGCGCGGGTCGCGCCGGGCCTGCCCACCACCGACCTGGGGACCGGCGGTCTGTCGCGCCTGTCCGAGGAGGTCGCGGCGTACGAGGCGGACCCGCGCATGTACCACGGGAAGGTCCCGGCCCTGACCGGCGCGAGCATGCTGGCGCTGAGCGCGTCGCTGTGGCCGGCGTACGCCCGCTGGACGCTGCCGACACTGGTCGTGCACGGCAGCGCCGACCGCCTGACGGACCCGCGCGGCAGCCAGCGGTTCATGCAGGCCATCGCGTCCACCGACCGTGAACTGCACGTCGAGGAAGGGGGCTATCACGAACTGCTGAACGATCAGCCGCGTGACCGGGTCCGGGCGCGGATCGTGGACTGGCTGCGCGCGCACGCCTGA
- a CDS encoding M12 family metallopeptidase has protein sequence MRKVTPVLLLSLLLAACSTQSAPEQDGPSARTAPNARAATLILPDGTRQQVTGFEKDGYLMLEDDIILADLGSVTPQGTYVVDTRYRWTARTIPYTFAANVPQAIRDRVAAAASTIRSTTNVVVTPRTSTTQRNYVEITYNTGTSCASSLGMVGGKQTITLADRCTTGSIIHEFGHAMGLFHEQTRPDRDQYVQIVWANIPADWQSQYQIRSGSAGYGAYDFDSIMHYPAFFDGKIAIQPLDSSVDLNRMGQRNGFSVTDKSTVNAMYPR, from the coding sequence ATGCGTAAAGTCACACCTGTCCTGCTGCTGTCCCTGCTGCTCGCCGCCTGCTCCACCCAGTCCGCCCCGGAGCAGGACGGACCGTCTGCCCGCACCGCCCCGAACGCCCGGGCCGCCACCCTGATCCTCCCGGACGGCACCCGCCAGCAGGTGACCGGCTTCGAGAAGGACGGCTACCTGATGCTCGAGGACGACATCATCCTCGCGGACCTCGGCAGCGTCACCCCGCAGGGCACCTACGTCGTGGACACCCGCTACCGCTGGACCGCGCGCACCATTCCCTACACCTTCGCCGCGAACGTCCCGCAGGCCATCCGGGACCGCGTGGCCGCCGCCGCGTCCACCATCCGCTCGACCACGAACGTGGTGGTCACGCCCCGCACCAGCACCACGCAGCGCAACTACGTGGAGATCACGTACAACACCGGCACCAGTTGCGCGTCCAGCCTGGGCATGGTGGGCGGCAAGCAGACCATCACCCTGGCCGACCGCTGCACGACCGGTTCGATCATCCACGAATTCGGGCACGCCATGGGCCTGTTCCACGAGCAGACCCGCCCGGACCGCGACCAGTACGTGCAGATCGTCTGGGCGAACATCCCCGCCGACTGGCAGAGCCAGTACCAGATCCGCAGCGGCAGCGCCGGCTACGGCGCGTACGACTTCGATTCGATCATGCACTACCCCGCCTTCTTCGACGGCAAGATCGCCATCCAGCCGCTCGACAGCAGCGTGGACCTGAACCGCATGGGCCAGCGCAACGGCTTCTCGGTCACGGACAAGAGCACCGTGAACGCCATGTACCCCCGCTGA
- the crtI gene encoding phytoene desaturase family protein — translation MTASSIPVRSTPGKRKTALIIGSGIGGLSLGIRLQSLGFDTTILERLDQAGGRAYQKRTPDGYVFDMGPTVITVPHFIEELFALERDAGMLAGADYPPAVLADDARVREGESGGPRTREYVKLVPILPFYRIYFDDGTFFDYDGDPVSTRRQIGELAPEDLAGYERFHEDARAIFERGFLELGYTHFGDVATMLRVVPDLMRLDAVRTLFSFTGKYFTNPKMQQVFSFETLLVGGNPLSVPAIYAMIHFVEKTWGIHYAMGGTGALVQGLVRKFEELGGRIEYGQGVQEILVTDDRGRPVRHPLGRRVARGVRLESGQERHADIVVSNGDWANTYLKRVPAAARLVNSDVRVKAARQSMSLLVIYFGFRKDGTDLKLRHHNIILGPRYQELLTEIFGKKVLGRDFSQYLHVPTLTDPSLAPEGHHAAYTLVPVPHNASGLDWTVEGPKLVERVYAFLEERGYIPDLRARLTHSEFITPDYFAQTLDSYLGNAFGPEPTLIQSAFFRPHNRSEDVGNLYMVGAGAQPGGGTPSVMMSAKMTARLIAEDFGIHPSIRDGVPAAQDTATAESAAD, via the coding sequence ATGACTGCTTCTTCCATCCCTGTTCGCTCCACCCCCGGCAAACGCAAGACCGCGCTGATCATCGGGTCCGGCATCGGCGGCCTGAGCCTCGGCATCCGCCTGCAGTCGCTGGGCTTCGACACCACCATCCTCGAACGCCTGGATCAGGCGGGCGGCCGCGCCTACCAGAAACGCACGCCGGACGGGTACGTGTTCGACATGGGGCCGACCGTGATCACGGTGCCGCACTTCATCGAGGAACTGTTCGCGCTGGAACGCGACGCCGGGATGCTCGCCGGGGCGGACTACCCGCCGGCGGTCCTGGCCGACGACGCCCGCGTGCGCGAGGGCGAGAGCGGCGGCCCCCGCACCCGCGAGTACGTGAAGCTCGTGCCGATCCTGCCGTTCTACCGCATCTACTTCGACGACGGCACCTTCTTCGATTACGACGGCGACCCGGTCAGCACCCGCCGCCAGATCGGCGAACTGGCCCCCGAGGATCTCGCCGGGTACGAACGCTTCCACGAGGACGCCCGCGCCATCTTCGAGCGCGGTTTCCTGGAACTGGGGTACACGCACTTCGGGGACGTGGCGACCATGCTGCGGGTCGTGCCGGACCTGATGCGGCTGGACGCCGTGCGCACCCTGTTCAGCTTCACGGGCAAGTACTTCACGAACCCCAAGATGCAGCAGGTGTTCTCGTTCGAGACGCTGCTGGTCGGCGGGAACCCCCTGAGCGTGCCCGCCATCTACGCCATGATCCACTTCGTGGAGAAGACCTGGGGCATCCACTACGCCATGGGCGGCACGGGCGCGCTGGTGCAGGGCCTCGTGCGCAAGTTCGAGGAACTCGGGGGGCGCATCGAGTACGGACAGGGCGTGCAGGAGATCCTCGTCACGGACGACCGGGGCCGCCCGGTCCGGCACCCGCTGGGACGGCGCGTGGCGCGCGGCGTGCGGCTGGAGAGCGGGCAGGAACGCCACGCGGACATCGTGGTCAGCAACGGCGACTGGGCGAACACGTACCTCAAGCGTGTTCCGGCGGCCGCACGCCTCGTGAACAGCGACGTGCGCGTGAAGGCCGCCCGCCAGAGCATGAGTCTGCTCGTCATCTACTTCGGGTTCCGCAAGGACGGCACGGACCTGAAGTTACGTCACCACAACATCATCCTGGGGCCGCGCTACCAGGAACTGCTGACCGAGATCTTCGGGAAGAAGGTGCTGGGCCGCGACTTCAGCCAGTACCTGCACGTGCCCACCCTGACCGACCCCAGCCTCGCGCCGGAAGGTCACCACGCGGCGTACACGCTGGTGCCGGTGCCGCACAACGCCAGCGGCCTGGACTGGACGGTGGAAGGTCCGAAACTGGTCGAGCGGGTCTACGCCTTCCTGGAGGAACGCGGGTACATCCCGGACCTGCGCGCCCGCCTGACGCACAGCGAGTTCATCACGCCCGACTACTTTGCCCAGACGCTGGACAGTTACCTGGGCAACGCCTTCGGCCCGGAGCCGACGCTGATCCAGAGTGCGTTCTTCCGCCCGCACAACCGCAGCGAGGACGTGGGCAACCTCTACATGGTCGGGGCGGGCGCGCAGCCGGGCGGCGGGACGCCCAGCGTCATGATGAGCGCCAAGATGACCGCCCGCCTGATCGCCGAGGACTTCGGCATTCACCCCAGCATCCGTGACGGCGTGCCTGCCGCGCAGGACACCGCCACCGCAGAGAGCGCCGCCGACTGA
- a CDS encoding phytoene/squalene synthase family protein, which yields MTDATFPPPTRNALAQAVAHCQDITREHSKTFYLGSRFFPARQRQAVWAVYAACRDGDDTVDERSGDDARAGLDDWWARTQAAFAGRPGDHPIDAALAWAASTYPIPLSAFAELHEGLRMDLAGHEYGTMDDLILYCRRVAGVVGFMIAPVSGYSGGERTLHAALMLGQAMQLTNILRDVGEDLRRGRVYLPQALLSEYGVTRGDLERGVVTPAYRALMEHLSGLARDWYREGRAGIPCLHGSARLAVATAARAYEGILDDLARNDFDNFGRRAHVSGTRKLMMLPQAWWELRSAPTPTTAG from the coding sequence GTGACTGACGCGACCTTCCCTCCCCCCACCCGGAACGCCCTGGCCCAGGCCGTGGCGCACTGTCAGGACATCACGCGGGAGCACAGCAAGACCTTCTACCTGGGCTCACGGTTCTTTCCGGCGAGGCAGCGGCAGGCGGTGTGGGCCGTGTACGCCGCCTGCCGCGATGGGGACGACACCGTCGACGAACGCAGCGGCGACGATGCCCGCGCGGGCCTGGACGACTGGTGGGCGCGCACGCAGGCGGCCTTCGCGGGCCGGCCCGGCGACCATCCCATCGACGCGGCCCTCGCCTGGGCGGCCAGCACTTACCCCATCCCGCTGTCGGCGTTCGCGGAACTGCACGAGGGACTGCGCATGGACCTCGCCGGGCACGAGTACGGCACCATGGACGACCTGATCCTGTACTGCCGCCGGGTGGCGGGCGTGGTGGGGTTCATGATCGCGCCCGTCAGCGGGTACAGCGGAGGCGAACGCACCCTGCACGCCGCGCTGATGCTGGGTCAGGCGATGCAGCTGACCAACATCCTGCGGGACGTGGGCGAGGACCTGCGCCGCGGCCGGGTGTACCTGCCGCAGGCGCTGCTGAGCGAGTACGGCGTGACCCGCGGCGACCTGGAGCGCGGGGTGGTCACGCCCGCGTACCGGGCGCTGATGGAGCACCTGTCGGGCCTGGCACGCGACTGGTACCGGGAAGGCCGCGCCGGGATTCCGTGCCTGCACGGCAGCGCGCGCCTCGCCGTGGCGACCGCCGCGCGTGCTTACGAGGGCATCCTGGATGACCTGGCCCGCAACGACTTCGACAATTTCGGGCGGCGGGCGCATGTCAGCGGCACGCGCAAGCTGATGATGCTGCCGCAGGCCTGGTGGGAACTGCGTTCCGCACCGACACCGACCACCGCCGGCTGA
- a CDS encoding class I SAM-dependent methyltransferase — MNPVPLPAQSQENLNSHPAVPALSAAQRSNLFPLTAAGYAWWRQRSLRALGADYTLEREARLFRARCSPRAGQRWLDVGTSAGFYAGVLARAGCEVLAVDISAPMLREGARREPDARIDWAQLNMERSDLPTGAFDGVTVGATLNETRGPAALLRECARVLRPGGQLWLMYLRRTGGPLQALFERPAAGGLNFPDPAWVQRQLPGLTRTDALAVGAVQFERYVAGAASSERETL; from the coding sequence ATGAACCCTGTGCCTCTCCCTGCCCAGAGCCAAGAAAATCTGAATTCCCACCCGGCTGTTCCGGCGCTGAGTGCCGCGCAGCGCAGCAACCTCTTCCCGCTGACCGCTGCCGGGTACGCCTGGTGGCGCCAGCGGTCCCTGCGGGCGCTGGGCGCGGACTACACGCTGGAACGCGAGGCCCGGCTGTTCCGGGCGCGCTGCTCGCCCCGGGCCGGGCAGCGCTGGCTGGACGTGGGCACGAGCGCCGGCTTCTACGCGGGGGTGCTGGCCCGCGCGGGCTGCGAGGTGCTGGCCGTGGACATCAGCGCCCCGATGCTGCGCGAGGGCGCGCGGCGCGAACCGGACGCGCGGATCGACTGGGCGCAGCTGAACATGGAGCGCAGCGACCTGCCGACCGGCGCGTTCGACGGCGTGACGGTCGGCGCGACCCTGAACGAGACGCGCGGTCCGGCGGCGCTGCTGCGCGAGTGCGCCCGGGTGCTGCGGCCCGGCGGGCAACTGTGGCTGATGTACCTGCGCCGCACGGGCGGGCCGCTGCAGGCGCTGTTCGAACGCCCGGCGGCGGGCGGCCTGAACTTCCCGGACCCCGCGTGGGTGCAGCGGCAACTGCCGGGCCTGACCCGCACGGACGCGCTGGCGGTGGGCGCGGTGCAGTTCGAGCGGTACGTGGCCGGCGCGGCGAGCAGTGAACGGGAAACTCTGTAA
- a CDS encoding phage holin family protein, translated as MEERKSMGGALVDVFDAGLTLVKSEINAVARKAGQIAKAKGIGAVLLLAATGPLILGLVFVILAVFYGLMRLGLGAWAAALIIALLSFAVTGALIFIGIQKLGAEVHMDEPRYRRPEPDRVDSAVPPAAATPRPAGSTTERDAHNPSGPRVEIGRDAGQYAAGENRVTREGGGTATVRTEGGETTVPVYESKPGGEPAHYGSGLNKEIDGSEVGKGHRGDGHHAHDPNLQEPVVLKDAPGIPVSTAPTFRDDMKKGGQS; from the coding sequence ATGGAAGAACGCAAGAGTATGGGAGGAGCGCTGGTGGACGTCTTCGACGCCGGCCTGACCCTCGTGAAATCCGAGATCAACGCCGTCGCCCGCAAGGCCGGTCAGATCGCCAAGGCCAAGGGCATCGGCGCGGTGCTGCTGCTGGCCGCCACCGGCCCGCTGATCCTGGGGCTGGTGTTCGTCATCCTGGCGGTGTTCTACGGCCTGATGCGCCTGGGCCTGGGTGCCTGGGCCGCCGCGCTGATCATCGCGCTGCTGAGCTTCGCCGTGACCGGCGCCCTGATCTTCATCGGCATCCAGAAACTGGGTGCGGAGGTCCACATGGACGAACCCCGTTACCGCCGTCCCGAACCCGACCGCGTGGACAGCGCCGTTCCCCCCGCCGCGGCCACGCCCCGTCCGGCGGGCAGCACCACCGAACGTGACGCCCACAACCCCAGCGGCCCCCGCGTCGAGATCGGCCGTGACGCCGGTCAGTACGCCGCCGGCGAGAACCGCGTGACCCGCGAGGGCGGCGGCACCGCCACCGTCCGCACCGAGGGCGGCGAGACCACCGTGCCCGTGTACGAGAGCAAACCCGGCGGCGAACCCGCCCATTACGGCAGCGGCCTGAACAAGGAGATCGACGGCAGCGAGGTCGGCAAGGGCCACCGCGGCGACGGGCACCACGCCCACGACCCCAACCTGCAGGAACCGGTCGTGCTCAAGGACGCCCCGGGCATTCCGGTCAGCACCGCGCCCACCTTCCGCGACGACATGAAGAAAGGAGGTCAGTCCTGA
- a CDS encoding Fur family transcriptional regulator, whose product MTATRSTRQRDVISRIMQDAEGPLAVGDVLDRARGDLPGLGVATVYRTLKLLTDQGRIHPVTLDGETRYEASGKGHHHHFSCQDCGRVFTLHTCPVALPSGTVYPGGFIVRAHEVTLYGQCPDCAARPAPT is encoded by the coding sequence ATGACCGCCACCCGCAGCACCCGCCAGCGCGACGTGATCTCCCGCATCATGCAGGACGCGGAAGGCCCCCTCGCCGTCGGTGACGTGCTCGACCGCGCGCGCGGCGACCTGCCCGGCCTGGGGGTCGCCACCGTCTACCGCACCCTGAAGCTCCTGACCGACCAGGGCCGCATCCATCCCGTCACCCTCGACGGCGAGACCCGTTACGAGGCCAGCGGCAAGGGCCACCACCACCACTTCTCCTGCCAGGACTGCGGCCGGGTGTTCACCCTGCACACCTGCCCGGTCGCGCTGCCCAGCGGTACCGTGTACCCCGGCGGGTTCATCGTGCGCGCCCACGAGGTCACCCTCTACGGGCAGTGCCCGGACTGCGCCGCCCGCCCCGCCCCG